Proteins encoded within one genomic window of Bradyrhizobium manausense:
- a CDS encoding DMT family transporter, with protein sequence MPQTTTGRIADAASSSPPSITVKGARNWRDYALLFALACCWSSTYPLAKLALPTIPPITFISVRSLIAAAFLFAILWMRGVRVPTDMKAWKLFATQQLINSTVPFLVITWSQQYVPASNTVVLASTTPIFAFLITSLITRHEPATLMKLAGAILGLAGTIAIIGLDALRGFGSEIVAEIAILLATISFACATIFGLRLSDYDPMVVAAGSLLFGGLLLLPPSLIIDQPWTLHPTPSAIIATVVMGIVSSALGLMLFYMCLSRLGTLTTNAQGYLRIPIGVALSVLLLGESVPSNLALGLLLVMAGVAAMTVPAERLKRAR encoded by the coding sequence GTGCCGCAGACCACGACAGGCCGCATAGCGGACGCAGCGTCGTCGTCACCACCATCCATCACCGTCAAAGGCGCGCGCAACTGGCGTGATTACGCGTTGCTGTTCGCACTCGCCTGCTGCTGGAGCTCGACCTACCCGCTGGCGAAGCTGGCGCTTCCCACGATCCCGCCGATCACTTTCATCTCGGTGCGCTCACTGATCGCGGCCGCCTTCCTGTTCGCGATCCTGTGGATGCGCGGCGTCAGGGTCCCGACCGACATGAAGGCGTGGAAGCTGTTTGCGACACAGCAGCTCATCAACTCGACGGTTCCGTTCCTGGTCATCACCTGGTCACAGCAATATGTGCCGGCATCGAACACCGTGGTGCTCGCGTCGACGACGCCGATCTTCGCTTTCCTGATCACCTCGCTGATCACCCGGCACGAGCCAGCGACGCTGATGAAGCTCGCAGGCGCGATCCTCGGTCTCGCCGGCACGATCGCCATCATCGGGCTCGATGCGTTGCGCGGCTTTGGCAGCGAGATCGTGGCGGAGATCGCGATCCTGCTCGCGACCATCTCTTTCGCCTGCGCAACGATCTTCGGCCTGAGGCTCTCCGATTACGACCCGATGGTGGTGGCGGCCGGCTCGCTCCTGTTCGGCGGCCTCCTGCTGCTGCCGCCGTCGCTGATCATCGACCAGCCCTGGACCCTGCATCCAACGCCATCAGCGATCATCGCCACTGTCGTCATGGGGATCGTCTCCAGCGCGCTCGGCCTGATGTTGTTCTACATGTGCCTCAGCCGGCTCGGCACGCTGACGACGAACGCGCAGGGATATCTGCGCATCCCGATCGGCGTCGCGCTGTCGGTGCTGCTGCTCGGCGAAAGCGTACCGTCGAACCTGGCGCTGGGCCTGCTGCTGGTGATGGCCGGCGTCGCGGCGATGACGGTGCCGGCGGAACGGCTGAAGCGCGCGCGTTAG
- the purC gene encoding phosphoribosylaminoimidazolesuccinocarboxamide synthase, translated as MSRRRRIYEGKAKVLYEGPEPGTLIQHFKDDATAFNAKKHQVIEGKGVLNNRISEYLFQHLNDIGVPTHFIRRLNMREQLIREVEIVPLEVVVRNVAAGSLSQRLGIEEGTQLPRSIIEFYYKNDQLNDPMVSEEHITAFGWATPQEIDDIMALAIRVNDFLTGLFLGIGIRLVDFKMECGRLFENEMMRIIVADEISPDSCRLWDIKSNEKLDKDRFRRDLGGLLEAYTEVAKRLGILMENERPQGTGPVLVKS; from the coding sequence ATGAGCCGTCGGCGTCGCATTTATGAAGGCAAGGCAAAGGTTCTGTATGAAGGTCCCGAGCCCGGTACCCTGATCCAGCACTTCAAGGATGACGCCACCGCGTTCAATGCCAAAAAGCATCAGGTGATCGAGGGCAAGGGTGTCCTCAACAACCGGATCTCGGAGTACCTGTTTCAGCACCTCAACGACATCGGGGTGCCGACCCACTTCATCCGCCGCCTCAACATGCGCGAGCAGTTGATTCGCGAGGTCGAGATCGTGCCGCTCGAAGTGGTGGTGCGGAACGTTGCCGCCGGCTCGCTGTCGCAGCGCCTCGGCATCGAGGAAGGCACCCAGCTGCCCCGTTCGATCATCGAATTCTATTACAAGAACGACCAGCTCAACGACCCCATGGTGTCGGAAGAGCACATCACCGCCTTCGGCTGGGCCACGCCGCAGGAGATCGACGACATCATGGCGCTCGCCATCCGCGTCAACGACTTCCTGACCGGCCTTTTCCTCGGCATCGGCATCCGCCTCGTCGACTTCAAGATGGAGTGCGGCCGGCTGTTCGAGAACGAGATGATGCGCATTATCGTCGCCGACGAGATCTCGCCGGACAGCTGCCGTCTGTGGGACATCAAGTCGAACGAGAAGCTCGACAAGGACCGTTTCCGCAGGGACCTCGGTGGCCTGCTCGAGGCCTACACCGAAGTCGCCAAGCGCCTCGGCATCCTCATGGAGAACGAGCGTCCGCAGGGCACGGGTCCCGTGCTGGTGAAGAGCTGA
- a CDS encoding magnesium and cobalt transport protein CorA, which produces MNIPSRPVSPSEPVPTEGVVAAGAYVDGRRVANIAISAASSWRAKPGHVVWIGLHEPDMALLGAVQKQFDLHDLAIEDANHAHQRPKIEQYGEALFIVARTAQLTEGRIAFGETHIFVGEGYLVTVRHGASTSYTTVRERCESCPRALARGEDYILYAILDFIVDNYSPVLESIHEEIEEIEDYVLSNVITKAQIERLYMLRRDLLRLRNAIGPLVEVCRRLEHDELSMVRPTMQPLFRDVTDHVRNIQERIDSMREVLAFAFEASLLVGQAQETAVSKKLASGLAILAVPTAVAGIYGMNFKYIPELQWEYSYFVVMGLMALACAGLYWRFRRVGWL; this is translated from the coding sequence ATGAATATCCCGTCACGGCCCGTATCTCCTTCCGAACCGGTGCCCACCGAGGGCGTCGTCGCGGCCGGCGCCTATGTCGACGGGCGGCGCGTCGCCAATATCGCCATCAGCGCGGCCTCGAGCTGGCGGGCCAAGCCCGGCCACGTGGTCTGGATCGGGCTGCACGAGCCCGACATGGCACTGCTAGGCGCGGTGCAGAAGCAGTTCGACCTGCACGACCTCGCCATCGAGGACGCCAACCACGCCCATCAGCGGCCGAAGATCGAGCAATATGGCGAAGCCCTGTTCATCGTGGCGCGCACGGCGCAATTGACCGAAGGCCGGATCGCCTTTGGCGAAACGCATATCTTCGTCGGCGAAGGTTATCTCGTGACGGTGCGCCACGGCGCCTCGACATCCTACACCACGGTGCGCGAGCGCTGCGAAAGCTGCCCGCGGGCGCTCGCCCGCGGTGAGGACTACATCCTCTATGCGATCCTCGATTTCATCGTCGACAACTACTCTCCAGTGCTCGAGAGCATTCACGAGGAAATCGAAGAGATCGAAGATTACGTGCTGTCGAACGTGATCACCAAGGCACAGATCGAACGCCTCTACATGCTGCGCCGCGACCTCTTGCGGCTGCGCAACGCGATCGGCCCCCTGGTCGAAGTCTGCCGCCGGCTGGAACATGACGAGCTGTCGATGGTCCGGCCGACCATGCAGCCGCTGTTCCGTGACGTCACCGATCACGTCCGCAACATCCAGGAGCGCATCGATTCCATGCGCGAGGTGCTGGCGTTCGCGTTCGAGGCGAGCCTGCTGGTTGGCCAGGCGCAGGAAACGGCGGTATCGAAGAAGCTCGCCTCAGGGCTTGCGATCCTCGCGGTGCCGACCGCCGTGGCCGGCATTTATGGGATGAACTTCAAATACATCCCCGAGCTGCAATGGGAGTACAGCTACTTCGTCGTCATGGGGCTGATGGCGCTCGCCTGCGCCGGCCTGTATTGGCGCTTCCGCCGCGTCGGATGGCTGTGA
- the purS gene encoding phosphoribosylformylglycinamidine synthase subunit PurS, with product MKARVTVTLKTGILDPQGKAIEGALKSLGVDGVASVRQGKVFDIEIAGADKAKAEAALKDAADKLLANTVIENYRVEIV from the coding sequence GTGAAGGCACGTGTGACCGTTACCCTGAAGACGGGTATTCTTGATCCTCAGGGCAAGGCCATCGAAGGCGCGCTGAAGTCGCTCGGCGTCGACGGCGTCGCCAGCGTGCGGCAGGGCAAGGTGTTCGACATCGAGATCGCCGGCGCCGACAAGGCCAAGGCCGAAGCCGCGCTGAAGGACGCCGCGGACAAGCTGCTCGCCAACACCGTGATCGAGAACTATCGCGTCGAGATCGTCTAA
- the purQ gene encoding phosphoribosylformylglycinamidine synthase subunit PurQ has protein sequence MKAAILVFPGINRERDMARALKLISGHEPAMVWHAEPSLPAGTDLVVVPGGFSYGDYLRCGAIAARAPVMDAVRDYAAKGGLVLGVCNGFQILCESGLLPGVLMRNARLKFICKDVHLRVERSDTPFTRGYNAGQVIRVPVAHGEGNYEADEETIKRIEGEGRVLYRYCSADGAVDESHNINGAAHSIAGLVNDKGNVLGMMPHPENHVEDIMGCTDGRGLFAGLTAHLEKAA, from the coding sequence ATGAAAGCCGCCATCCTCGTCTTTCCCGGAATCAATCGCGAGCGCGACATGGCGCGGGCGTTGAAACTGATCTCGGGCCACGAGCCTGCGATGGTGTGGCACGCCGAACCGTCATTGCCCGCGGGCACCGACCTCGTTGTCGTGCCCGGCGGGTTCTCCTACGGCGATTATCTGCGCTGTGGTGCGATCGCGGCGCGGGCGCCCGTCATGGATGCGGTGCGCGACTATGCGGCCAAGGGCGGTCTCGTGCTCGGCGTCTGCAACGGTTTCCAGATCCTCTGCGAGTCGGGCCTGCTGCCTGGCGTGCTGATGCGCAACGCGCGGCTGAAGTTCATCTGCAAGGACGTGCATCTGCGCGTCGAGCGCTCCGACACGCCGTTCACCCGCGGCTACAATGCCGGCCAGGTGATCCGCGTGCCGGTCGCGCATGGCGAGGGTAATTACGAGGCGGACGAAGAGACCATCAAGCGCATCGAAGGCGAGGGGCGGGTGCTCTATCGCTATTGCTCCGCTGACGGGGCGGTTGACGAAAGCCACAACATCAACGGCGCGGCGCATTCGATTGCCGGCCTCGTCAACGACAAGGGCAACGTGCTCGGCATGATGCCGCATCCGGAAAATCACGTCGAAGACATCATGGGCTGCACCGACGGCCGCGGCCTGTTCGCAGGGCTGACTGCGCACCTCGAAAAGGCTGCGTAA